The nucleotide window TGAATCAGGAAAGATGGATCACTACTAAAAGATTCCATACTTCAGTTTGCCTTGGGAGCTAAGTTGATGGCCTCTACATATAATGAGAGGTGATGTACCTATGGAATTAAGCAAGAAAAGTGGACCAATCTCATTATCCTGCTCCATGACTCTCCCTGCCACTGCCTGTCTCACCGTCTAGCTCCGAGATGGCAAAAGAACTCCTTAAGCTGGTTTGGTGGCTTGTTTCAGAATAGCTCTGATTACACTTGTTTTTGCTTTTGTAATCAAAATTAGATGTTTTGATTGCAAGTCGACTTCATTGTGGCTCGATTCGGCTCGGCGCGGTTAGAAGTTGGGTCTCAAATGATACAGACTGtaacaaatataaaataaatcAATTTTAAACAAAGCTCAAAAAAGTTATAGTTGGCTCTTTATCCACCCCTAAGTGCCACCACCCTTCCCCACATGCTGCGCATGCCGCCTCGGCGCCTCCACCATTTTCCCTTGCAGCCAGTGAGATATAGTTGCTAGTAAAGTCACTACTGCCTCGCCTCACCACCAACCTAATTACGCCCCAAAAAAAATCCTCAGAGGACAGAGGATCATAATTGAATGCAACTATAGCAATAAAAAAGGGAACCTGGTGTCGTTAGTGTTGGACTGCTGGAGTAGTGGAGTAGCCATGTTCAGGATCATGAATTATACAATAGTGCCTTCCTAGCATAAGAAGTGCATTTTACCTTGAATTTTTGTATCCATACATAGAACATGTACTACATCTACAAATTTCAGAATTTTATTTTACATACTTTTCGCCAAAGAGGTGTCAGTTGAGTACTTGAGTATGTTCCCATGAAGATATTTCTGATCCAGAATGGTAGTATTTCACTATTTCTATATTTCTACTTTTGTTAGGGACAAGTTATGAATAGTACAGAATTTTATGTTTCCTCAAGAATGCAAGCCTCCACAAAACACAAGCTCAAAGAAAATTAGAAGTAATCCACCAGAATCAAGTCAACGTCCTGTAGACACACGAGGTATTTGTGTATAAACCACATTTTTGTACCCTGATAATATATCCCCCCCATCTGCTCCTCAGTTCACACATACAGGGATATCAAGGTGAACCCATCATTCAAAGAATCCAACACGCCTTTTGTTTATTGATTGGTAATGAAGCATTCAGCATGAGAACAGTATATGCACCTGAAGAGATCGAACTTGCTTCAACAAAGCTTCAGAACATGACATGAAGTTACCCTTGGTCTTATGCCATCTTGCATACAAACCCCATGCGTCCGCATTGCTGCCTCCACTTCTCACAATCTGGAAACACAAGCAAGATATTAACTCTGATCTGGTATCTAGTATAAGATGAAATACAATCCAGAGAGGTTGGTAACCTGCTGAAGGATATCACCAATAATATCGAACAATTGATTGGATTGTCTTGTCTCTTTATTTGCATCATCTGATGCTTCGTGAGTATCAACAAAATTTGGAGATTGTTCTTCAAGTGTTGTCATCACCTTGTCCAATATACCAACATTAAAGCGCTTATTTGAGGATAAATGCAATACAGTTTTCAAAGCTTCAAGTGTCTGCAGAGGGAACTTAATATTATTTGAAgattcattttgcaaaaaaataaggagggggggggggggggcattatCTACTGCTTCAAGGAACACTAGCAGCTTCGAACTAAATGCATGAGTAAAATAGAGAACAAAACCACAGATAACAAAATGTCCTGTGAAAACAGAAATATCAAATCAATTTCTCGAAAGACATACTTACCAGTCGAATATTCCCTGTGTCCAAAGCAACTTTACTGTAATTTTCCCAGATTTCCCAGCTATTCCTCCTACAAATAATATATTGTTAATTTATAAATTCTATTACTGGACTTTATGGACATCAGGTGGAACATACTTGAACTTTACAGCTTCCCTAAATGCTTGGACTGCTGCTTGGCTTTTCCCTCTAATCATGTGCCTACATAATTAGCTACATTAAAGGTCAATACAAGATAAAAAATGATAGCACAAACAAACATCATCAATAAATCTTAATTAGCTATTCCCCTACAGAACATATCAATCACACCTGACCATTACATTGCTCACATGAGCTCTGTACAGCATAACTTCTATACCAAGTGATCTATTTtgtcttctttttttatgaaacaATAACGATTGTTCTAAAAGGCATAATAAACCAACAGACTGGCAAGTACTAACAACCAATGAGTGCTTGATAAGAGTAACACAAGGCTTGACTCAATGTACACAAATTTCCACGAAATGATTTTTGAAAGATAGACCATGATGCACAACAGCATAATACCACAGAGAGAAATGCCAAAACCAATATATTCTACAGAGCAGCTTGAATTGACAAGGTAAAACAGCAAGATCAAAATTAAATAGAAAATATCAACAGCGTAAATGAGAAAAACACACGAGGCAAAATGTAATGACATGGTAAATCAGGGCACATAACACCTAGTCAAGCATAAATGCTAATGACATTGCACATCAGGCCAAACCATCAGCATCGTAATACAAACAAGGAACAAGTATAGAAAGTGATATACAGGCAGGCTATGTTGTTCCATGCTTCTCCATTCTCAGGATCTATCTGTACAGCACGACTAAACGCATCCACAGCTTTGTCAAGATCCTTGTCCTGTATGAACACATAAACAGTAAATCTATTTGACAACATATGTTCTAAGGAAGCAACAAAGCTGATAAGTAAAGGTAATAAAAGCAAGCGGCAACATAAAGGCCAAATCATGTTGCCACAACCAAATTTAAGGTAACAAAGCATTGCCATGCCAAAGCATGACATGATAGTTGACTCCACACTCAAGTTGTCATGCCAACACATGATATGATATTTGTCCATACCACTCCATGTGCACTGACCAAGTAGATACAAATTCTACCGAAAAATCAATGTGAAATGACCATCCATATACCTATTAAATGTCATGATACAACCATTTCTATTCTGTCGGAGCATTTAATTAAGGGTAGAGAGTGGAAATGATATGGCTGGGATGTTGGCTTTATTCATCTGACTAGACTAACAATGATGGCAGGGGAACGAGCCTGATCCTAGGAGGCTCTGAACATAATAACTCAATTCCTGCTTGATCCCCTAATGCTTAGCCAGCCATTAGTTATATGGCCTAATGGCTGGCAGATGTACTAACAAACTCCCTAACTTCACTCAGAAGATGCTAACTTGCTAACAAGATGCTAACAACCCCCAACAAAGTGCTAATCTGATAGGCCTTAGCCACTAGTAGACGCTGGCCCTTTCTTCTTGGTGTATTGCTTGCCAATGAAAGCGTTCGCAACAGGAAAAAATTCAATAACTACACCCTCAGTATCCTCCATGGACAAATATTGTGGATGTATTCTTGTGAGCCATGGATAAACATAGAGAAATGGAGTGTAATGCAACGGCCATTGGAACAACTCAGCTCATGCAAACATATTCCACCACCTACCACCTAGGTGGCTTCCTAGTCCAATATTTTAAATGCTGTGAAAAACACTTGATATTTCCCGCCTATGATATGATAAATTAATAATTAGTTGATGTTAAGGTATAATAGTCAAAGGGTATTAGTGTAATATCCTAGTCTAGGGTTTTCCTCTTGTGTCTCTCATGTACTCTATATATAGTTTCCATTGGGCCTCAATATAATCATCCAGTTCAGTCTCTCTTTATTCATAACAGTTGAAACTTGAAAGCATATTTTTAGGAGCCTAAAGCCATAATGGGAAAACCTTAAAAAGAACCACTGAGGTTCCTGTCTTAACTTCCACAAGACAGCAGTCTGATCCTTAAAAAGAACCACTGAGGTTCCTGTCTTAACTTCCACTGAGGTTCCATATTGCCAGAAATGCAAAACAGTAAGTTGCAAATTAGTGATCCATAACAATGAAGAAAATAGCAAGACAGTCTTATTCAAATAATTATACAAACCTTCCGTTTTAAGAAATGCCACTACAACATATGCAGAATAAAATATCCATACATACTTTCTCTTTGCAAAAGAATTTGAAACTTCGTAAAATTACCTTCCATGCAGTTGTGCCATATGCAAACCAGCCATCTGGAATCAAAGAGTTCAACAACAATGCAGATTCCCTATTCAAAGTTCAAAAGAAAGATATTTTGCAAGTTATTCACAACGAATCAACGATAAACAACATTTTTGCTTAAGATAGTCTTATACCATAGGACTTTGGATGTATGGAAGTCATTCCTGTTGTACGCACTGCGAGCCAGAGAACGCTACATGAAAAAGTAAGACACTGTTAGAACAGTTCCACAATAGACAAGAGAAACTGCGCAATTGGATGTCATTGATGGCCCAAACAGCAAGGGAAAGCAATGATGTTGCATTGCTTCATTCATGACTATCTATCTGAACCTACTTTATCCCGATGTCACTCAGCACCTCACATTCACAATGAAGCCTATCGACTACTTTTACTTTAGGCTTCAACACAAGATAAACTGTCCTCATTCTCCAACATGAGACAACTTAACTGTTTAACTGTTAAGCAAGTGCGTAGGGTGGCACAGCATGAGGAACCACAGTTGGCACATGAACAGAGTGTATCCAGATCCAATGCAAGTTACGGaacttttttttgtgtgtgtgtgtatgtgtgtggaaaACATTAATGGAACTTCTTTAAACTTGCACATATCCAACTTTATTAAGATAATAGGAACCTTTGAGGTTTCAAGTACGAGGCTTAGATGAAACTCAAATATTAAGAAAAGAAGGGGCAAGAGATGTTGCAAACTCAAACCCACACACACTAAGTCTCTCAAAGAATAGGGATCACCCTTTGATAAAAAGAAAAGGCTTGGATGAAACTCCATGAAAAATAAATGTTGCTTCTTTAGTAGGAGTTGACTTCTGAAACTTGAGTTGACTTCTGAACTCTCTGGAAACTAGAAGTTTTTTTGTGAGCCTAAATCAGATTCATCAACAAATCTGATTTATTCCTCCAAGCCCAACCAGAAAACAAAATAGCACCTAATTCGAATATGTTGGTTCGACAGCACTTCAAAGCAGATAGATGTTTGTGGACCATGGATTGTACAGAATCGGGGTTTTTTTAACAGACGATTGTACAAAATCGTTACAACATATCACTTATCAAAGTGCTTTATAACTCCACATCCTTTTCTGGTAACTCCAGTATCATATTCATGGTAATCTCAGAAAGGCTTATGCTTCTCCCAACAGCTCTTATGGATCTGAAGTGACAGGCTGAGCCTACAGATTAATTAGATTAGACACTAAGAGGCCATTCATTTTAAAACAAATATAAAACCTGTCTTGAAGCTTTAAAGTTTCATCAAGACATGTGGGAACATGCTCAAATCAGAACATGTTTGAAACTCCTCAACCTTGGTCTGAAAACTTTGGTGCTAGGTGAATGAGCTATCCGCCTATCCTATTGTCATTAATACCATTTCCTAATCCAATTCCTATATACAATGATCCgccacaaacaagatgatcaaggaaACTGAAAAGAATTAACATCAACTTTACCATAGCTCGGGCTGATTTACTATTTGATACTTCCAATGCCTTTTTATAATGATCGTCATTATTTGTAACATCACCAAGTGAACACCTAAATGAGAGTCTCTCATCAGATAGCAAAATGCAAGGAAACAAAAAGTAAACATTAGGTAGAACATGGTCATTCCACACAATAAACGCTAGAACTTGGTAAATCACTCAGCAATCCTTTATTTGTATTTGTTTTGACAATAATCAAGAATTTTTAACTGTTCTATCTACAGACTTTTATGATATTGTCTTCAGTATATTGCAGTTCTTATACTAGACAGGACAATTACTAGGGAGATACCTGAAAAGGTAAAAACTGAAAATGATATTTTGTGCATCTAAGATTTAATTTCTTTTGAAGAATTGTCTTGAAAGGGTGGGACTATTCAATCTGACAGTCGTATATCACGTTAACAGGAGAGCAGTCATGCATTCAATCTGCATGACATAAGAGGAGTCATAGTCGgaggaaacagaaaaaaaaaaaaggagagagaaGCTTCGGTGACGAATACTTCTGGAAAACGAGATTTTGCTCATACCACTTAAAACTTTTGGACAGGAGTATAAGGTAAGAAATAATTGCTCAAGAAGATTACAGAAAATTTGTAACATTTATTCAAAAATGCAAAATAGTCCCAAGATACTCACCATAACCTTGGGTCATTTGGTGTAACAGAAAGCCGAGCATTTATTAGACTAACTGCATCAGCCACTTTACCTAATAATCTGCCAAATAACAGAACTTTAGTGTTTGTTACGGCAAAAGATTCAACTGAATGTAGGACGGTTCTATTTCAAGTTGAAATGCATACCGATAGCAATATATTAAATTGTCCCACAATTCAAGATCATTAAATATATCCAGTGCTTCTCCAACTATGCCACAACTGATCAAAAGTTCGCCGTATTCTCTTGAGTAGTAaaacaagtccaattcacattaGTGTTCCAGAAAGGAAGAACAAAGAAGCCTATATATATTACTGCATACTTCCTCAATGTGGGAAGAGTTGGCATATGAACCGCAAAAACCATTTTAACTCTTTGTGGGGCAGAAGGGAATTCTTTGCCGATATCTTCAACCTAataatatacattgaatttgtaTATTAGGTGCGATATACATTGAAAAACAAACTTCTCAATCAAACCTAAGATGAAGTGTTTAAAATACAACACTGGCAAAAGTCTGGAAAAAAACAGGCCAGTTGCTCAGGCCTATCCAGTCAGGTTGGACCTAAAAAAAATATTGATAGCAGCAGCTCACAAGTAATGTAAAGATCTCAATATAACCAACTGCAATTCTGATCTGCTAACATTGGAGGGGGGGGCGAGGGGGGTAGAGGGAGAGGGCCAGAGGGGGAGAGGGGGGAgggatggaggagagagagagaacaaaGGGGAAATGGAACTGGAGGAACAAATATTCATTAGAATTGAAATTATTTTGCATTCAAATTTTTCAACAGATATGGTTCTGCCATGAAACTGTTAGATGAAGAATGTAACTGTAAGTTTAGAGCATCATGGTTAGGAATTTAGGAACTAGAAAGTTCCAAAAATAGATAACAAATAACCTAAATCAACAGATTAGTTAATCCTGGAACAAGTGCAGGTAGCAACCAATCTATTAGTGCAATTTTAGGGTCTTAGGGAACCAACGAAAACCAGGAAGCAACTGAAATAATATACCCACATACAATTTTGGTCTTATATGAAAACAAAGTGTTAGTCATCCAAACAATAAAATAAACAAAGTAAATGGAACAATGGCATAGATAAATATCAAAGACCTGATGAGTTGCAAACATGCAAATACTCTAGTGATCGGGAAGCTAAAAATATAGGCAAACTGCAACCATAATGAAAAAGATACTGTCTACCTGAAACCTGAATGAACACCCATATATATACACTGTGATTATTTGAACCTTTGAACAAAGATTATACAATCTGAAAGTGATTCATCACTTACCAAATTCTCCATCATTAGTAGTGCCCTCTGCTTTGTCCGACTGCGGGTCGACTCCCATCTAACACGCAGTATATCGCACAAACTCCTGATCTGAAATAAGGAAAAAAAAATATACTTCTCTGATATTCACCAAGCTATCCTTATTATATTTTCACAGACGCAGGGAAAACTTGAGTAAATGATAGTGAATTATCCAAATATTGTTTGAGCACAGAAATGAAAATCTCCAGAACAGAAATAAGGTTGGAGTCAAAATTGTGGAATGACATCCCATGCATAGGTTGTGGGCCAACACATGAGATTAGTAATCAGAGTAGACATTGAAGGATAAAAAAGCTTGCACAATGTTAAGAAAAAAAGTGTGAGCCTCAAGCAGTCAAGCAATCGAATCTTGATTTTTATGTTTTTGTGTTAGAACAAGAAATGGTGCCACACATGTTTCCACCAGAGCAATATAGTGCAATCAGAATCATACCACAAAGTAAGATTCCTCCTGAGAATCGATTGACTCTATGTATGGTGCCATCTCCCACCCTGCATATAAAACCAAAAAACTTACACATGATGATAACATAAACAATCATTTGGGAAATATATACTAAAATCCAGTTAAACACATAGCATGGAAAAATACTGTAGTACTTCAAAAAATTGTATCCTCTCTCCAAAAAGATAAGGTCTGTAGTTTGAATAATGGTCTTGTCCATAAATGTTAGGCTTATTTCACCTTCCAATGCAAAAGATGTGCTGTCTCCTACGTACTGTTAAGGTATAATAGTCAAGGGTATTATTGTAATCTCCTATGTACTGTTAATGAACACTAATCTATCACTTTGCATCctcatatgcatgcattcaacattgtAAGAGACACGAATTAGGGTAGTCCAGTAATCTTTTATGCCTTCTGGGTTCATGTGCTAAGATAAGATCTTCATACTTTTGTCTAAGGGAGTATGCAATATTAAGTAAAAAGAAATGGTCCGCATACAAATAAAAACTGAAATGGCATGTCAAACTATGACAGCTTGATTTTCAATGCCATCTACTAAACAAACTTTTTTCATTTGGAATCTAAAATTCCtccatgcaaaaaaaaaaatgtctGACACTTTTAATTCAGAATTTTCAATGTCTTCGCATGATCAAAATAAACTAAATGCTATTACTAAAGGAGCTACTTTATTCTCCATGCATATATGTGAAAAACAACTAAACCAGAACTCTCATTTAAAATAATTTAGAAAGTATGACAATTGAAACCATCTTTGTCGCCCAGAACTCTATTTGCAAACAAGATTGTGATGCCAAATAAACTTCTTTGCATGCTTAAAACAGGAGGGGGGGGAATCACAAGTGTCCACGGGGAATGAAAACAGAGATACCAGACATTTCATCACTACGACTCCTCCGGCTCACATGCAAGCATTGTGCAAGTACAGCAGCCTGCTGTATAGCCGATAGTGATATTTTTGCACTGTGGTTTGTTTCTTCACTGGCAGAATTACTCCCATCATGCACCAGTCTGGGCATTCTTAGTATGTCACAGAATTCATCGCCTTCAACAGGATCGAAGCTCCTTGCATTTTTTAAAGCTGCATTGTCATTCTGAGCTACTGTGGGTTCTGTCACTTGTCCTTCATCAGAGCCTGATTTATTGGTCTTCGCAACAAGCACCATTTGAGACTTTGCATCCACCTATAACAATAGCTGGCTCGCTTCATTTTTCAACAACAGATGTTCGCTCTTTACATAATACAATATAAAGGTCAAACGCTATTGTTACTCCATTTTGACATGCGAGTCCATTTTCTTAGGCCTTGTCATTTCACTAAGTATGTCTAGTTCAGGAAACAGATGGTGTAGTTATTCAAATATGTCCTTTCTCTACTCTACTTCAATGCTGTAAAAGAGGTTTGCAGTATGCCACTGAAGTATCTGTAGTAAAATAAAACGCAAATAATATTTGTCCGACTTAGAATCTTCAATGTTGTATgcagcagaatgttggcctacaaagattcgacatgttcaacaactgagtgttgcagaaatgcgtatgttgcgatggatttgtggtcacacaagaatggatcgagttcggaacgatgatatacgtgatcgcttaggggtagcaccaattgaagaaaagcttgtccaacatcggttgaggtggtttggccatgttgaaaggagacctccagaggcaccagtgcattatggagtcctaagccaagctaataatatgaggagaggtagaggaagaccgaaattaacATGGGggaaggcaataaaaagagatttgaaagcttgggatatgcctagagatctatgtttgaataggagtgcttggaaaacagctattgaagtgcctgaaccgtgatttggggctcttggtgggtttcaactctagcctaccccaacttgcttgggactgaaaggctatgttgttgttgttgttgttgttgttgttgttgttagaaTCTTCCTAGCTTGTGTGCACGGTAAGCTTGGATTTGGTGAAAAGGAGAAACTAAAAGGTACTGTCtccccaaattataagatgttttgctattctagatacatagttttttgctatgcacttagatatatactatgtctaaatacatagtaaaggcaacgtatctaaaaaagccaaaatgacttataat belongs to Miscanthus floridulus cultivar M001 chromosome 4, ASM1932011v1, whole genome shotgun sequence and includes:
- the LOC136551398 gene encoding uncharacterized protein isoform X2, yielding MTCATRRPGFLREAELRLLRCTLPAPPSTPPPPASPPPAHPLGPAAASALAAVEAGDYEAALAAAAPHLLPASASSGPPGSAAQFYAELGATARAFLLGDGDGGAAGEGFECRCAVVLSAAVAALLAFTQQNVTGPPRKFPTFPFWISSLDERCYSKLGDVWDAWASDNLASFGSHVHGKFSLLQFIVFAKLLFTSLQSLDLSDCCSVPWWLFRISMFQQNILDDLSSSLFDQVQVYKNKMLDHFGELEKVSTYWDYLLSDGEGSYVVSAAFLEAGIVEYKYGHVDASRLHLNSAQEACGLHLSLTGILGFRTIHQVDAKSQMVLVAKTNKSGSDEGQVTEPTVAQNDNAALKNARSFDPVEGDEFCDILRMPRLVHDGSNSASEETNHSAKISLSAIQQAAVLAQCLHVSRRSRSDEMSGWEMAPYIESIDSQEESYFVIRSLCDILRVRWESTRSRTKQRALLMMENLVEDIGKEFPSAPQRVKMVFAVHMPTLPTLRKEYGELLISCGIVGEALDIFNDLELWDNLIYCYRLLGKVADAVSLINARLSVTPNDPRLWCSLGDVTNNDDHYKKALEVSNSKSARAMRSLARSAYNRNDFHTSKVLWESALLLNSLIPDGWFAYGTTAWKDKDLDKAVDAFSRAVQIDPENGEAWNNIACLHMIRGKSQAAVQAFREAVKFKRNSWEIWENYSKVALDTGNIRLTLEALKTVLHLSSNKRFNVGILDKVMTTLEEQSPNFVDTHEASDDANKETRQSNQLFDIIGDILQQIVRSGGSNADAWGLYARWHKTKGNFMSCSEALLKQVRSLQGSGLWHDQTKFVKYAQASLKLCKVYMEISSSTGSRRELLTAEMHLKSTLKQAMDFSDTEEYKALDNCLEEINNMIAATA
- the LOC136551398 gene encoding uncharacterized protein isoform X1; the protein is MTCATRRPGFLREAELRLLRCTLPAPPSTPPPPASPPPAHPLGPAAASALAAVEAGDYEAALAAAAPHLLPASASSGPPGSAAQFYAELGATARAFLLGDGDGGAAGEGFECRCAVVLSAAVAALLAFTQQNVTGPPRKFPTFPFWISSLDERCYSKLGDVWDAWASDNLASFGSHVHGKFSLLQFIVFAKLLFTSLQSLDLSDCCSVPWWLFRISMFQQNILDDLSSSLFDQVQVYKNKMLDHFGELEKVSTYWDYLLSDGEGSYVVSAAFLEAGIVEYKYGHVDASRLHLNSAQEACGLHLSLTGILGFRTIHQVDAKSQMVLVAKTNKSGSDEGQVTEPTVAQNDNAALKNARSFDPVEGDEFCDILRMPRLVHDGSNSASEETNHSAKISLSAIQQAAVLAQCLHVSRRSRSDEMSGWEMAPYIESIDSQEESYFVIRSLCDILRVRWESTRSRTKQRALLMMENLVEDIGKEFPSAPQRVKMVFAVHMPTLPTLRKEYGELLISCGIVGEALDIFNDLELWDNLIYCYRLLGKVADAVSLINARLSVTPNDPRLWCSLGDVTNNDDHYKKALEVSNSKSARAMRSLARSAYNRNDFHTSKVLWESALLLNSLIPDGWFAYGTTAWKDKDLDKAVDAFSRAVQIDPENGEAWNNIACLHMIRGKSQAAVQAFREAVKFKRNSWEIWENYSKVALDTGNIRLTLEALKTVLHLSSNKRFNVGILDKVMTTLEEQSPNFVDTHEASDDANKETRQSNQLFDIIGDILQQIVRSGGSNADAWGLYARWHKTKGNFMSCSEALLKQVRSLQASRKEPQRRAELLGPGRGGDRRASGGGGAGGAADAGERRGRPTEARTKLRTPARGADGAADAGEGDPEAGRRRLRERAAGAERAAAARESSGSWKCGCNSH
- the LOC136551398 gene encoding uncharacterized protein isoform X3 → MTCATRRPGFLREAELRLLRCTLPAPPSTPPPPASPPPAHPLGPAAASALAAVEAGDYEAALAAAAPHLLPASASSGPPGSAAQFYAELGATARAFLLGDGDGGAAGEGFECRCAVVLSAAVAALLAFTQQNVTGPPRKFPTFPFWISSLDERCYSKLGDVWDAWASDNLASFGSHVHGKFSLLQFIVFAKLLFTSLQSLDLSDCCSVPWWLFRISMFQQNILDDLSSSLFDQVQVYKNKMLDHFGELEKVSTYWDYLLSDGEGSYVVSAAFLEAGIVEYKYGHVDASRLHLNSAQEACGLHLSLTGILGFRTIHQVDAKSQMVLVAKTNKSGSDEGQVTEPTVAQNDNAALKNARSFDPVEGDEFCDILRMPRLVHDGSNSASEETNHSAKISLSAIQQAAVLAQCLHVSRRSRSDEMSGWEMAPYIESIDSQEESYFVIRSLCDILRVRWESTRSRTKQRALLMMENLVEDIGKEFPSAPQRVKMVFAVHMPTLPTLRKEYGELLISCGIVGEALDIFNDLELWDNLIYCYRLLGKVADAVSLINARLSVTPNDPRLWCSLGDVTNNDDHYKKALEVSNSKSARAMRSLARSAYNRNDFHTSKVLWESALLLNSLIPDGWFAYGTTAWKDKDLDKAVDAFSRAVQIDPENGEAWNNIACLHMIRGKSQAAVQAFREAVKFKRNSWEIWENYSKVALDTGNIRLVMTTLEEQSPNFVDTHEASDDANKETRQSNQLFDIIGDILQQIVRSGGSNADAWGLYARWHKTKGNFMSCSEALLKQVRSLQASRKEPQRRAELLGPGRGGDRRASGGGGAGGAADAGERRGRPTEARTKLRTPARGADGAADAGEGDPEAGRRRLRERAAGAERAAAARESSGSWKCGCNSH